Proteins from one Nicotiana tabacum cultivar K326 chromosome 23, ASM71507v2, whole genome shotgun sequence genomic window:
- the LOC107789742 gene encoding uncharacterized protein LOC107789742, with protein MAMIRGNPSDSYKELPRYLFMLEHTNPGTVTKLHKSENGCFLYVYVSLYASIKGLEYCRPIMVVEGSFLKSTYKGTILTACTHDGAGKILPLAYAIIDSENNKSWE; from the exons ATGGCAATGATAAGAGGGAATCCGAGCGATTCATATAAGGAGTTGCCGAGGTATTTGTTTATGTTGGAGCATACAAATCCAGGAACGGTTACAAAGTTGCACAAATCAGAAAATGGATGCTTTCTTTATGTATATGTTTCCTTATATGCATCTATCAAGGGTTTGGAGTATTGCAGACCGATAATGGTTGTTGAAGGAAGTTTCCTTAAGTCAACATATAAGGGTACCATATTGACTGCTTGCACACATGATGGAGCTG GAAAAATTCTTCCACTTGCATATGCAATTATAGATTCAGAGAATAATAAATCTTGGGAGTGA